One window from the genome of Spirochaetia bacterium encodes:
- a CDS encoding alpha/beta hydrolase, translating into YNPRFGASFYEGKWNEGFDHATALSKIQCPTVLIQANFDYLEDGTLDGAMSKEEAERAVSLIKDCTYVKVDSGHVTNMEVPDQFVRIIEKAFLGI; encoded by the coding sequence ACTACAATCCTAGGTTCGGAGCCTCTTTTTACGAAGGGAAATGGAATGAAGGTTTTGACCATGCTACGGCCTTGTCAAAGATTCAATGCCCGACTGTGTTGATACAAGCTAATTTTGATTATCTCGAGGATGGTACACTGGATGGTGCAATGTCCAAAGAGGAAGCCGAACGTGCAGTTTCCTTGATCAAGGACTGCACTTATGTAAAGGTAGATTCCGGTCATGTGACGAACATGGAAGTACCTGATCAGTTTGTCAGGATCATTGAAAAAGCTTTCTTGGGCATCTGA
- a CDS encoding MarR family transcriptional regulator, with the protein MDSILEDQSIIRGFGILYRTFVKYMSKSIGTEDISFSDSIFLVNIGEKEGTSQDEIATALAIDKAAVARSVKNLTQRGYVLARQSPYDKRAKELYLSRKGNDLFHDVMKLHETWLKSVLAGSSPGEIHDFAQMIDDISTRAKDTVLK; encoded by the coding sequence ATGGATAGCATACTGGAAGATCAATCAATCATAAGGGGCTTCGGGATTCTTTACCGGACCTTTGTCAAATATATGTCAAAATCAATAGGGACAGAAGATATTTCATTTTCTGATAGTATTTTTCTTGTCAATATAGGTGAGAAAGAGGGAACGAGCCAGGATGAAATAGCAACTGCCCTGGCAATAGACAAGGCAGCTGTTGCCCGTTCGGTCAAGAACCTTACGCAAAGGGGATATGTCTTGGCCAGGCAATCTCCATATGATAAACGTGCAAAGGAGCTTTACTTGTCGAGAAAGGGGAATGATTTATTTCATGACGTGATGAAATTGCATGAGACATGGCTGAAATCAGTTCTTGCGGGGTCAAGTCCTGGAGAAATCCATGATTTTGCACAAATGATTGACGATATCAGTACCCGTGCCAAAGATACTGTATTGAAGTAG
- a CDS encoding class I SAM-dependent methyltransferase gives MSNPWNEVPLDVYENHMGLSSVGQLQMLASAMKEQFCCCCKGSVAIFGIAGGNGLEQIPLDRFSAIYGIDVNPEYLEYCGKRYEAKFGGRLHLIHADLSDPSVELPAADAVIADLFVEYVGEDSFAMRIDHMKPSFVSCVFQKNETCGFVSVSPYTKAFDPIESICHNVEGTRLDQLMQEVGYRRSSLKTYLLPNGKHFVRMDWLRM, from the coding sequence ATGAGCAATCCTTGGAATGAAGTGCCGCTTGACGTGTACGAAAACCATATGGGGCTGTCTAGTGTGGGTCAATTGCAGATGCTTGCATCGGCAATGAAGGAACAGTTCTGCTGTTGCTGCAAGGGTTCAGTTGCCATATTCGGCATTGCCGGGGGCAATGGTTTGGAACAGATTCCCTTGGACAGATTTTCGGCAATCTATGGTATCGATGTGAATCCGGAATATCTGGAATACTGTGGCAAAAGGTATGAAGCCAAGTTCGGGGGAAGATTGCATCTTATCCATGCAGACCTTTCTGATCCTTCAGTGGAATTACCGGCTGCCGATGCTGTCATCGCAGATCTTTTTGTCGAGTATGTAGGTGAGGATAGTTTTGCTATGAGAATCGACCATATGAAGCCATCTTTTGTTTCCTGTGTCTTCCAGAAGAACGAGACGTGTGGTTTTGTCTCTGTAAGCCCATATACGAAAGCCTTTGATCCTATTGAATCCATCTGTCATAATGTTGAGGGTACTCGCCTAGACCAGCTCATGCAAGAAGTTGGCTACAGACGTAGCAGCCTCAAGACCTATTTGCTTCCGAACGGCAAGCACTTTGTCCGGATGGATTGGTTACGTATGTAG
- a CDS encoding ATP-binding protein, which translates to MILSYGGKNCWSYKEWLEVDFTVNKKYVPESYCFPKTRILPFLCFEGSNASGKTCALKVLAFIFYFCKQSFGLEPESGIPYDTFFNNNEKSQFFLLFNLNDTDEAENIYEYTVTLDKNRVHSETLKVKQGKERKKIIVKRNLNKVNDGYFNSSKEIIYRNNVSFFSTLFQYDVPKSKKFFDFFSTCYSNVTYYGKSFGEPFDTDQFYYNNGSITFLV; encoded by the coding sequence ATGATTTTATCATATGGTGGTAAAAATTGCTGGTCATACAAAGAGTGGCTTGAAGTTGATTTCACTGTAAACAAAAAATACGTTCCAGAGTCTTATTGTTTTCCTAAGACAAGGATTCTTCCTTTCCTGTGCTTTGAGGGTAGTAATGCCTCAGGAAAGACTTGTGCATTAAAAGTTTTGGCTTTTATCTTTTATTTTTGTAAACAATCATTTGGGCTGGAGCCAGAATCAGGTATTCCGTATGATACTTTCTTTAATAACAACGAAAAGTCTCAATTCTTTCTTCTCTTTAACCTGAATGATACAGATGAGGCTGAAAATATCTATGAATATACTGTAACACTTGATAAAAATAGAGTTCATTCAGAAACTTTGAAAGTAAAGCAAGGTAAAGAGCGAAAGAAGATTATTGTAAAAAGAAACTTGAATAAGGTAAATGATGGTTATTTTAATTCAAGTAAAGAGATTATTTATAGAAATAATGTTTCTTTCTTTTCCACTTTATTCCAATATGATGTACCGAAAAGTAAAAAATTCTTTGATTTCTTTTCAACTTGTTATTCAAATGTTACTTATTATGGGAAATCTTTCGGTGAACCATTTGATACTGACCAATTTTATTATAATAATGGCTCAATCACTTTTCTTGTGTGA
- a CDS encoding ISL3 family transposase, which yields MKYIKLPSRLVGFNNQTTEIVNTVSNKEMYLLHGTLKKDKKPCICPYCHKKMHVNNKYEVNLKHLCFGSRLSTIRFSKIRYRCPECSYTQMQEVPFQAKGHRISCELCQYTRDLLAYGFTNKEIAELTGLGKNTVKDIDLQRLKEKYTIDDKTLIKPERQARFLGIDEFKLHNGHKYAVVIIDMETGHILWLAHGKKKATVYAFIDHVGLDWMDGVEAIACDMNSDFEEAFEHRCPHIQPIFDFFHIKKNLNDKVVGEVRKDEFRRLIAEGDNKAAASLKKSRYILTSSVQTLQKKDKEAEDGKVISKGSTLFHKGEVVRKSGYVDRYEELIKQNKLLFTLDIIKEKLSDAYKMTDEAKMANEISEIMDICSNTKNKHFLWFYRLLDNHFEGIIAHATYNISAGKIEGINNKIKTARRKAFGYSDDEYFFLKLFDASRKSYVRNQVSHKILKNPQTL from the coding sequence ATGAAATATATCAAATTACCATCAAGATTGGTAGGCTTTAACAATCAAACTACGGAAATCGTAAATACAGTATCAAATAAAGAGATGTATCTTCTTCATGGGACTCTAAAAAAAGATAAAAAGCCTTGTATTTGTCCTTATTGTCATAAGAAAATGCATGTTAATAATAAATATGAAGTCAATTTAAAGCATCTTTGTTTCGGAAGCAGATTAAGTACTATTAGATTTTCTAAGATTCGATATAGATGCCCTGAATGCAGCTATACACAGATGCAGGAAGTCCCTTTCCAAGCAAAAGGGCACAGGATTAGTTGTGAGCTCTGCCAATACACTAGAGATCTATTAGCTTATGGCTTTACCAATAAAGAAATAGCAGAACTTACTGGCCTTGGAAAGAATACTGTTAAAGATATTGATTTACAACGATTGAAAGAAAAATATACTATAGATGATAAAACTCTCATCAAACCAGAAAGGCAAGCAAGGTTCCTTGGAATCGATGAATTTAAGCTACATAATGGTCATAAATATGCGGTAGTAATTATTGATATGGAAACAGGTCATATCCTCTGGTTAGCGCATGGCAAGAAGAAAGCAACTGTATATGCATTTATAGACCATGTAGGTCTTGATTGGATGGATGGAGTTGAAGCTATAGCATGCGACATGAACAGTGACTTTGAAGAAGCTTTTGAGCATCGTTGCCCTCATATACAACCTATATTCGATTTCTTTCATATTAAAAAAAATTTGAATGATAAAGTTGTAGGAGAAGTTAGAAAGGATGAATTTCGAAGGTTAATTGCAGAGGGAGATAACAAGGCTGCAGCTTCTCTTAAGAAGAGCAGATATATTCTTACATCTTCTGTGCAAACTCTTCAAAAGAAAGACAAAGAAGCAGAAGATGGGAAAGTAATATCAAAAGGCAGCACGCTCTTTCATAAAGGAGAAGTTGTTAGAAAATCTGGTTATGTTGATAGATACGAAGAATTAATTAAACAAAACAAACTTCTCTTTACTCTAGATATAATTAAAGAAAAGCTCTCAGATGCATATAAGATGACAGATGAAGCTAAAATGGCAAACGAAATATCTGAGATTATGGATATTTGTAGCAATACCAAAAATAAACATTTTCTTTGGTTTTATCGGCTTCTAGATAATCACTTTGAAGGTATAATAGCTCATGCTACATATAATATATCTGCAGGTAAGATAGAAGGAATTAACAACAAAATTAAGACGGCCAGGCGCAAGGCTTTTGGCTATTCTGATGATGAATATTTCTTTCTAAAGCTCTTTGATGCAAGTAGGAAAAGTTATGTGAGAAATCAAGTGTCACATAAAATCCTTAAAAACCCACAAACTTTATGA
- a CDS encoding ATP-binding protein: protein MIESFSVSNFRSIKDTQTLSFVSNKKMKNDADDSLLISVNDNMKLLKFGVLYGYNASGKSNILLAFDVLRNLALDGPRTKDGDTSYEPFALDKRNMSQPSEFSLVFFIHTIRYSYDIAITKKTILWEKLYFSPEGRKTCLYTRHYDEKAKVAKTTFGKATGLLAKDKLVLNGNTLGNSSVLYAYQKTNIHSEELEKVVSFFKHSIMPLVTPKTNLLDWSLNKLDKDKTKRKFFISLMKKADFQISNLEIQNESKEISDKMIGLLESEGAPKVLVEQLKKEKKIDVKKLLFEHSLQNGIKKSFPVDEESEGTRRYFGLGGVLNELLKGETFLAIDELETSLHSDLVSFFLKMFLLNSKTSQLFVTTHEQFLMDKDYMRNDMVWFCEKEDDGSSTYYQAQDFKLHKNVSLANFYRSGKFGAVPELGNPVIGEVKK from the coding sequence ATGATTGAATCATTTTCTGTTTCAAATTTCAGATCTATCAAAGACACGCAGACACTCAGTTTTGTATCGAACAAGAAGATGAAAAACGATGCTGATGATTCTCTTCTTATTTCGGTTAACGACAATATGAAACTTTTGAAATTTGGTGTTCTTTATGGATACAATGCATCTGGGAAATCCAATATTTTGTTAGCTTTCGATGTACTTCGTAATCTTGCTCTTGATGGCCCTCGTACGAAGGATGGTGATACTAGTTACGAACCTTTTGCTCTTGATAAAAGAAATATGTCACAGCCAAGTGAATTCTCTTTGGTATTCTTCATTCATACCATTAGGTATTCTTATGATATCGCAATTACTAAAAAGACAATTCTTTGGGAAAAACTCTATTTCAGTCCTGAGGGAAGAAAGACCTGTCTTTATACAAGGCATTACGATGAGAAAGCCAAAGTTGCGAAGACAACGTTTGGAAAAGCGACAGGTTTACTTGCGAAAGATAAACTTGTCTTGAATGGAAACACGCTTGGAAATAGTAGTGTTCTCTATGCATACCAGAAGACAAACATCCATTCAGAAGAACTTGAAAAGGTTGTCAGTTTCTTCAAACATAGTATCATGCCGCTCGTGACTCCCAAAACAAATCTTCTTGACTGGAGTTTGAATAAACTCGACAAGGACAAAACAAAGCGAAAATTTTTCATATCATTGATGAAAAAAGCTGATTTTCAGATTTCAAACCTTGAGATACAGAACGAATCAAAAGAAATCTCTGACAAAATGATTGGTTTGCTTGAATCGGAGGGAGCCCCAAAGGTGTTGGTTGAACAACTCAAGAAAGAGAAAAAAATTGATGTGAAGAAACTGCTTTTTGAACATTCCTTGCAGAATGGGATAAAAAAATCTTTTCCTGTTGACGAGGAATCTGAAGGAACACGGAGGTATTTTGGTCTTGGGGGAGTGTTGAATGAGCTTTTGAAAGGAGAAACGTTCCTTGCAATCGATGAGTTAGAAACCTCTCTTCATTCTGATCTCGTTTCTTTCTTTCTTAAGATGTTTCTATTGAATTCCAAGACTTCTCAGCTTTTTGTAACTACCCATGAACAGTTTCTGATGGACAAGGATTACATGCGAAATGATATGGTATGGTTTTGTGAAAAAGAGGATGATGGTTCATCAACGTATTATCAAGCCCAAGATTTTAAATTGCACAAGAACGTGAGCCTGGCGAATTTTTATCGGAGTGGCAAGTTCGGTGCTGTTCCTGAATTAGGAAACCCTGTCATTGGGGAGGTCAAGAAGTGA
- a CDS encoding RloB family protein has translation MRKPRQRKLKKAIAILGEGYTEWYYFDYIRTSRHYSFSLKPELPGPSDYTNIFRKARLLLRKSYDLVFCVLDVDTIARDNKQSEAFKKACTSLPKKIIPITSYPCIEMWFLLHFLEHSPGREYQSYDEIVPKLRNYLANYQKTQEYFKKHTPFERMEQHGGIERAISNAENILKAKQKDLSLFQRSYSEIGKILQQLEKCKDCSFKDDCLGCAERMMTVFSVTNKKGKK, from the coding sequence GTGAGAAAGCCTCGCCAAAGGAAACTGAAAAAAGCAATTGCAATTTTGGGCGAAGGTTATACCGAATGGTATTATTTCGATTACATTCGGACAAGCAGGCATTACTCGTTTTCCTTGAAACCGGAACTTCCTGGACCTTCTGATTACACAAACATATTTCGAAAAGCGAGACTGTTGTTACGCAAATCTTATGATTTGGTGTTTTGTGTCCTTGATGTTGATACTATTGCACGGGACAATAAACAATCTGAAGCATTCAAAAAAGCTTGTACGTCTTTACCTAAAAAAATCATTCCCATTACAAGTTATCCTTGTATAGAAATGTGGTTTCTCTTGCATTTCCTTGAGCACTCGCCAGGAAGAGAATATCAATCATATGACGAGATTGTACCAAAACTTAGGAACTATCTTGCCAATTATCAAAAGACACAGGAATATTTCAAGAAACATACTCCATTTGAAAGAATGGAACAGCATGGCGGTATTGAGCGGGCTATATCCAATGCGGAAAACATACTGAAAGCAAAACAGAAAGATTTATCTCTGTTTCAACGGTCTTATTCCGAAATAGGAAAGATTCTTCAACAACTTGAAAAGTGTAAGGATTGTTCTTTCAAGGATGATTGTCTTGGGTGTGCGGAACGAATGATGACAGTATTTTCCGTAACGAACAAAAAAGGAAAGAAATAA
- a CDS encoding DEAD/DEAH box helicase family protein: MAEIDDIVHSWKDALVLREEEDKNLGFRSVQVGAISAIKAHFISKPERKAIVVMPTGTGKTDVMIATMVGEQLKRTLILVPSAMLRHQIAEKFKSFGILKQYYLVKPGALMPLTEELKTWPKVPEDFFTNRNVLVATPSIFRGHEQELPYLVKDFEALFIDEAHHMPAQTWQVVGNAFKRKKIIQFTATPFRNDGKLLLGEIIFNYSLSLALKAGYFTEIDFEPIEQFDTEKEDADISSKAIELLRKDIAQGFDHKLLVRAKTMKRAAILYNEYYNISSTNDLCPVLITSNKSSTKPKNAVALYNEGKAKIVVAVDMFKEGIDDAKFKIGALHDKYKSLPVTLQFLGRLTRVEPCKLGHAKLVANLVNDDFIPELQDLYSEDTDWTFLLPKLSDYAITKRISFQQLLEEFNKKDETSQRDLEYVLAHFRPQFSMKVYSIPEDSFIPHNITNMNKQEGTIYSNRENTILLWVYTSQENIEWMPNSDCKNKKLNLHRVANPSRIE; the protein is encoded by the coding sequence GTGGCAGAAATTGATGACATAGTTCATAGTTGGAAAGATGCACTTGTTTTAAGAGAGGAAGAGGATAAAAATCTAGGATTTCGATCTGTTCAGGTAGGTGCTATTTCAGCAATTAAAGCACATTTTATTTCCAAGCCAGAAAGAAAGGCAATTGTCGTTATGCCTACAGGAACAGGAAAGACGGATGTGATGATTGCAACAATGGTTGGGGAACAATTAAAGCGGACATTGATTCTTGTTCCTTCTGCAATGCTCCGTCATCAAATTGCAGAGAAATTTAAGTCTTTTGGAATATTGAAGCAATACTATCTTGTCAAACCAGGTGCTCTGATGCCCTTGACAGAAGAATTGAAAACATGGCCAAAAGTACCAGAAGATTTTTTTACCAATAGAAATGTTCTGGTTGCTACTCCAAGTATATTTCGAGGCCACGAGCAAGAACTACCGTATCTTGTAAAAGATTTTGAAGCTCTCTTTATTGATGAAGCACATCACATGCCTGCCCAGACATGGCAAGTTGTAGGCAATGCTTTCAAACGGAAAAAAATTATCCAATTCACAGCGACGCCATTCCGTAATGATGGAAAATTATTGCTTGGAGAGATTATTTTTAATTATTCTTTGTCTCTAGCATTAAAGGCTGGTTATTTTACTGAAATAGATTTTGAACCAATTGAACAGTTTGACACTGAAAAAGAAGACGCAGATATTTCATCAAAAGCAATAGAGCTGTTAAGGAAAGATATTGCTCAAGGCTTTGACCATAAACTTCTGGTAAGAGCGAAGACCATGAAAAGAGCAGCAATTTTATATAATGAGTATTATAATATCTCCAGTACAAATGATTTATGTCCAGTGCTAATTACATCTAACAAAAGTTCTACAAAACCAAAGAATGCTGTAGCTCTTTACAATGAAGGAAAAGCAAAAATCGTAGTTGCTGTTGATATGTTTAAAGAAGGAATAGATGATGCAAAATTCAAAATTGGAGCATTACACGACAAGTATAAATCTCTTCCTGTTACGCTACAGTTTCTAGGAAGGCTTACAAGAGTGGAACCTTGCAAGCTAGGTCATGCAAAACTTGTAGCCAACTTGGTAAATGATGATTTTATCCCCGAATTGCAAGATTTATATTCTGAAGATACTGACTGGACATTTCTTCTCCCGAAATTGTCCGATTATGCCATTACAAAACGGATATCATTTCAACAATTACTAGAAGAATTCAATAAAAAAGATGAAACCTCCCAACGAGATTTAGAATATGTTTTGGCGCATTTCAGACCTCAATTCAGTATGAAAGTATATTCCATTCCTGAGGACTCATTCATTCCTCATAACATTACAAATATGAATAAGCAGGAAGGTACAATTTATTCCAATCGAGAAAATACTATTCTTCTTTGGGTCTATACATCTCAAGAAAATATAGAATGGATGCCAAATTCAGATTGTAAAAATAAAAAGCTGAATCTGCACCGTGTTGCTAATCCAAGCCGTATTGAATAA
- a CDS encoding IS110 family transposase — translation MESIIYVGVDVHKATNSVCMFDREHNRYLGEAARMEAGAQFLTKFLRKARKDFALAPSVRFLIGYEAGPTGFGLCRAMNKVQGCTCVIMAPTTIARASGQKVKTDRRDAMLLAVTLANGTYRKVALPDSEDEAAKEYTRMRNTLARHLKKAKQNLLSFLLRAGCSYPFPGSYWTGKFRQWLKSIRFGNGLLQLAFEQYLQETEDLRAKLELIDARIEELADSERYREKVGRLVCFTGIQTHLALSFCCEVGDFSRFPDARRFASFLGICPGQESSGQKVRYNTITKCGNTRLRLLLVEAAKGIKRSSPYGKSKRILARQQGQCPSVIAYADRGSRRVRGKIAQLEKKGKNCNVATVAGARELACFIWGMMTDNIG, via the coding sequence ATGGAAAGTATAATTTATGTAGGGGTGGATGTCCACAAGGCTACCAACAGCGTCTGCATGTTCGACAGGGAGCACAACCGCTACCTGGGAGAAGCCGCAAGGATGGAAGCAGGGGCACAGTTCCTCACGAAGTTCCTGAGGAAGGCGCGCAAGGATTTCGCCCTTGCCCCGTCAGTACGGTTCCTCATCGGCTATGAGGCCGGTCCCACGGGCTTCGGGCTGTGCAGGGCGATGAACAAGGTGCAGGGATGCACCTGCGTGATCATGGCGCCGACCACCATAGCACGGGCATCGGGGCAGAAGGTGAAGACCGACAGGCGCGATGCGATGCTGCTTGCGGTGACGCTTGCCAACGGCACCTACAGGAAGGTGGCCCTCCCCGACAGCGAGGATGAGGCGGCGAAGGAATACACGAGGATGCGCAATACCCTTGCAAGGCATCTGAAGAAGGCGAAGCAGAACCTCCTCTCCTTCCTACTGAGGGCCGGCTGCTCCTATCCGTTCCCCGGTTCCTACTGGACCGGGAAGTTCAGGCAGTGGCTGAAGTCCATACGGTTCGGGAACGGGCTGCTCCAGCTGGCGTTCGAGCAGTACCTGCAGGAGACGGAGGACCTCAGGGCCAAGCTGGAGCTCATAGACGCCAGGATAGAGGAGCTGGCGGATTCGGAGCGCTACAGGGAAAAGGTGGGCAGGCTCGTCTGCTTCACCGGCATACAGACGCACCTGGCCCTCTCGTTCTGCTGCGAGGTCGGCGACTTCAGCCGCTTCCCCGATGCACGGCGGTTCGCAAGCTTCCTGGGCATATGCCCGGGACAGGAATCGAGCGGGCAGAAGGTGAGGTACAACACGATAACGAAATGCGGCAACACCAGGCTCCGGCTGCTGCTGGTGGAAGCTGCGAAGGGCATCAAGAGGAGCAGCCCGTACGGCAAGTCGAAGCGGATACTCGCAAGGCAGCAGGGGCAGTGCCCGTCGGTCATAGCCTATGCGGACAGAGGTTCCAGGCGGGTGAGAGGCAAGATCGCACAGCTGGAGAAGAAGGGCAAGAACTGCAACGTGGCGACGGTGGCTGGGGCACGGGAGCTGGCCTGCTTCATCTGGGGCATGATGACCGACAACATCGGCTAG
- a CDS encoding MATE family efflux transporter, which produces MEMTEYPDKDFLATEPVRKLVLRLAFPAVVAQIVNLLYNLVDRIYIGHMGAGSTVALTALGVCFPILTMVAAFTALVANGSAPRASIFLGRRKTAEAEKIMGNSFSALVAVACVLTFLLIVFDRPLLLFFGASPVTLDYAKSYLDIYAVGTIFVQLAMGMNNFITAQGYSRQAMISVVIGSALNIALDPIFIFVFHMGVRGAALATIISQACSALYVLRFLLGKRTVLKLRKENLKIVWHILLPSLGLGVGPFIMTSTESALLAAFNVNLLKYGGDLAVGAMTICNSVVSVIHYFVLGLGQGGQPVISFNYGSGDSKRMHQAIRVVFVSSLVVSFTFFSLFELFPGIFAAIFTSDPDLISMSTWALRVYAASVGVFGLQNAAQLTFTSLGQAKVSSSIAILRKLVLLIPLTFILPLFMADKVLAVFMAEPLSDGISVIYTMVMYFLVMRRIDRQLVR; this is translated from the coding sequence ATGGAAATGACAGAGTATCCTGACAAAGACTTTCTGGCTACGGAACCTGTCAGAAAACTGGTATTGCGGCTTGCATTTCCTGCAGTCGTCGCACAAATCGTAAACCTGCTGTACAATCTGGTGGATCGCATCTATATCGGGCATATGGGAGCTGGCAGTACAGTGGCTTTGACAGCTCTTGGCGTGTGCTTTCCCATACTTACCATGGTAGCGGCTTTCACTGCGTTGGTTGCCAACGGCAGTGCTCCCCGTGCGTCCATATTCTTAGGAAGGAGAAAGACTGCTGAAGCTGAGAAAATCATGGGAAACAGTTTCTCGGCCCTCGTAGCTGTGGCGTGTGTCCTGACGTTCCTGTTGATTGTCTTTGACCGGCCATTGCTGCTGTTCTTCGGAGCCAGTCCAGTGACTTTGGACTATGCCAAAAGCTACCTGGACATCTATGCAGTCGGTACCATATTCGTCCAGCTTGCCATGGGAATGAACAATTTCATCACTGCCCAGGGGTATTCTCGGCAGGCAATGATTTCTGTGGTAATTGGGTCAGCGCTGAATATTGCCTTGGACCCCATTTTTATCTTTGTCTTTCATATGGGTGTCCGCGGGGCTGCCTTGGCAACGATTATTTCCCAGGCCTGTTCTGCCTTGTATGTATTGCGTTTCCTGCTTGGGAAACGGACCGTCCTGAAACTGCGGAAGGAAAATCTGAAAATTGTCTGGCATATATTGCTGCCTAGTCTTGGACTTGGGGTGGGGCCTTTCATCATGACAAGCACGGAGAGTGCCTTGCTTGCGGCCTTCAATGTGAATCTGCTGAAATATGGCGGAGACTTGGCTGTAGGTGCGATGACAATCTGCAATTCAGTGGTAAGTGTCATCCATTATTTTGTCCTTGGCTTGGGACAGGGCGGACAGCCTGTCATCAGTTTCAACTATGGTTCGGGTGACAGCAAGCGGATGCATCAGGCAATTCGGGTTGTCTTTGTTTCCAGCCTTGTCGTTTCCTTTACTTTCTTTTCTTTGTTTGAGCTGTTTCCTGGCATTTTTGCGGCTATATTTACTTCCGATCCTGATCTTATTTCCATGTCTACGTGGGCACTGAGGGTCTATGCAGCTTCTGTCGGTGTGTTCGGGTTGCAGAATGCTGCGCAGCTTACCTTTACTTCTCTTGGACAGGCAAAGGTATCAAGCTCCATTGCAATATTACGCAAACTTGTACTGCTCATTCCTCTTACCTTCATCCTGCCGTTGTTCATGGCTGACAAAGTGCTCGCGGTCTTTATGGCTGAACCGCTTTCTGATGGTATTTCCGTCATCTATACGATGGTGATGTATTTTCTTGTCATGCGAAGGATCGACAGGCAGCTGGTACGATAA
- a CDS encoding response regulator transcription factor produces the protein MDKPMIYVIEDHDVIRDGVRQYLELSGFDCMTFANLKEADIGFSDRLPDLLLQDVMLPDGDGFEYVKELRKKYDFPVIFMTARVEESDRILGFEIGADDYITKPFSPKELVLRVKAVLRRYQKAKLGYSGDEVDMTFEFNGNTLKIERDAHQCSVGGELLSLTAAEWRVLLCLVDNAHLLVSRGKILEECFDYSAESYERIVDTHIKNIRAKLGDGGWIETVRGYGYRFVGICQDDDA, from the coding sequence ATGGATAAGCCAATGATATATGTTATTGAAGATCATGATGTCATCAGAGATGGAGTCAGACAATACCTGGAGTTATCGGGTTTTGACTGCATGACGTTTGCGAATCTCAAGGAAGCGGACATCGGTTTTTCCGATCGTTTGCCGGACCTGCTGCTGCAGGATGTTATGCTTCCTGATGGGGACGGATTTGAATATGTGAAGGAACTTCGAAAGAAGTATGATTTTCCTGTCATATTTATGACGGCCCGTGTAGAAGAGTCCGATAGGATCCTAGGATTTGAAATCGGTGCTGACGACTACATTACAAAACCGTTTTCTCCGAAAGAACTTGTGTTGAGAGTCAAGGCCGTACTACGCAGGTACCAGAAAGCAAAGCTCGGATACTCCGGAGATGAGGTTGATATGACCTTTGAGTTCAATGGCAATACTCTGAAGATTGAGCGTGATGCCCATCAATGTTCTGTAGGCGGAGAATTGCTTTCGCTTACTGCCGCAGAATGGCGGGTGCTGCTGTGTCTTGTTGACAATGCACACCTTTTGGTATCCCGCGGAAAGATATTGGAAGAATGTTTTGACTATAGTGCAGAAAGCTATGAACGTATCGTAGATACCCATATCAAGAATATCAGGGCAAAACTTGGTGACGGCGGATGGATTGAGACTGTAAGAGGTTATGGGTATCGTTTCGTCGGCATCTGTCAGGACGATGATGCATGA